The segment CGGGGCCACGGTGCGGTTGACGTCGCGATCCGAGGCCGGCGCCTCGCCGGAGCCGGCGCCGGCATCCGGCAGCCCGCCTCCGATCCACCGGCTGCCGAGCTGGGCCACCTTCTCCTCGAGGGTCATCTGCTCCAGGAGCAGCTCGACCCGCTCGGCGGTGGGAAGCGTCGGGTCCTGCCACCGGGGCGCGACCTGGTCCGCGACGGGGGTCGGATCGGGTGTCGTCACGGGGCCTCCTTCGAAAAGATCTGTCGGGTGGTTCGAAACTTTTCGATGCAGTCCGGAAAACCGGTTCAGTTGGTCTCAGCAAGCATCTTGACATGCCCCACCGACCTTTCTACCTTAATTTGCGCGGTAACGGCCGAAAGTGCTGATTCCCGGCTCGAAACGAGCACGAGCGGGCTGGGCCCCACGGCCGGTCGCAACCGCGTCAGACGACCGACTGGCCGCGGGAGGCCGCGGCTCTCGACGACGGGAGATCACCGTGGACTCCAGGAAGATGTCTCGGCGCAACTTCCTCGGCGTGGTCGCGGGCACCACCGCCGGCATGGCGCTCGCCGGCTGCGGCAGCTCCGGCCCCAGCGACACCGGCGGCGGTGGTGGCGGCGGCGATGCCGTGGCCGGCGCGGCCACCTACTGGTTCCTCACCGGTGCGCCCGGTGAGCAGATCCGCCAGTCTTCGGTGGACCGGTTCAACCAGGCGAACCCCGACGCCAAGATCACGGCGACGACCTTCCAGAACGACGCCTACAAGACGAAGATCAAGACGGCCATCGGCGCCGGCCAGGCCCCCACCATCATCTGGGGCTGGGGCGGGGGCGGTCTGCGCAGCTACGTCCAGGCCAACCAGGTCGAGGACCTCACCTCGTGGTTCGCCGAGAACGCCGCCGTCAAGGACCGCCTGTTCCCTTCGTCCTTCGGGGCCGCGACGATCGACGGCAAGATCTACGCGATGCCGGCGGAGACGGTCCAGCCCATCGTCCTTTTCTACAACAAGGCGGTCTTCGACAAGGTCGGTGCCCAGCCGCCCCAGTCCTGGGGCGACATCATGAGCCTGGTGCCGAAGTTCAACGACGCCGGTGTCGCCCCCATCTCCCTCGGCGGCCAGTCGCGGTGGACGAACATGATGTGGCTGGAGTTCCTCTTCGACCGCATCGGCGGTCCCGAGGTGTTCCAGGCGGTCTTCGACGGCGAGAAGGACGCCTGGTCCAACCCGGCGTCCATCGAGGGGCTGACCAAGGCGCAGGAGCTCATCAAGGCCAACGGCTTCGTCAAGGGCTTCTCCTCCATCACCGCCGACTCCAACGCCGACCAGGCGCTGCTGTACACCGGCAAGGCCGCGATGATGCTCCACGGCACCTGGACCTACGGGAGCATGTCCGAGGAGGGCGGCGACTTCGTCAGCGGCGGCAACCTCGGCTGGATGAACTTCCCGGCAGTCGAGGGCGGCAAGGGCGACCCGACCAACACGGTCGGCAACCCCGGCCAGTACCTGTCGATCTCGTCGAAGGCCACGGACGCGGAGAAGGAGACCGCCAAGAAGTTCTTCTCCACCGCGGTCCTCTCCGACGCCGAGGTCAAGGAGTGGACCGACGCCGGCGCGGTGCCGATCGTCAAGGGCACCGACAGCCAGCTCGGCGCCTCGAAGGACGCCGAGTTCCTCACGTTCGTCTACGAGACCGCCAGCAACGCCAAGGTCTTCGCCCAGTCCTGGGACCAGGCCCTCAGCCCCACCGCCGCCGAGCGGTTGCTCGACAACATCGCGAAGCTCTTCCAGCTGTCGATCACACCGCAGCAGTTCGCCACCAACATGAACCAGGTCATCGGGCAGTGAGGACGGTCGCTCCGCCCGCCGCGCCGGGAACGCGGCCCACAACCTCGCGGGGCAGGCGGAGCGGCTCCCTCACCTGGATGGCGCTACCGGCCCTGCTGGTCTTCGTGGCGTTCGCCATCGTGCCGCTCCTGGGCGTCCTGCTCCTCAGCTTCACGTCATGGGACGGCATCGGCGTGATCCGGCCCGCCGGCTTCGCCAGCTGGCGGGCCGCCCTCGCCGACCCGGGCCTGCCGCACGCGCTCTGGGTGACGTTCGTGGTCATCGCCCTCTCGTGGGCGGTGCAGACCCCGTTGAGCATCCTCCTCGGGGTGTTCCTCGCCGGGCACCAGCGGTACCGCGAGCTCCTGGCCGTGCTGTTCATCATCCCCCTCCTGCTGAGCTCGGCGGCCATCGCCATCACCTACAAGGCCCTGCTCGACCCGAACTTCGGCCTCGGCGCCGGGCTGCACCTCCCGCTGCTGACCCAGGACTGGCTCGGGGACGCCACCCTGGCCATGGGCGTGATCATCTTCGTGGTGTCCTGGCAGTACATCCCGTTCCACACCCTCATCTACCAGGGCGCCGTGCGCCAGATCCCGAGATCGATGTACGAGGCGGCCCAGCTCGACGGCGCGGGACGGGTCCGCATGTTCTTCAGGATCACCCTGCCGCAGCTGAAGTACACGATCATCACCTCGTCGACCCTCATGGTGGTCGGGTCGCTGGTGTTCTTCGATCTCATCTTCGTCCTCACCGAGGGTGGACCTGGAGACGCCACCCGGGTGCTGGCGCTGGACATGTACAAGCGGGGCTTCCAGGCGAACCTCATGGGCCCGGCCAGCGTCATCGCCGTCATCCTGGTGGTCCTCGGCCTGGCGCTGGCCCTCCTCCTGCGCCGGATCGGCGGCGGGAGCTCGGGCGCGAGCCAGCTGGAAGGTGTCTGACGTGGCGACGACGGTGCGTGCCGAGACCCGCCAGGCCGCGGGGGGCCAGAAGCGCCGCTCGCGCGGCCGCGGCGCCCGCCGCCCCAACTGGCTGGGCGGGGCGGCGGGATGGCTCTGGCTCCTGATCGTC is part of the Actinomycetota bacterium genome and harbors:
- a CDS encoding extracellular solute-binding protein — translated: MSRRNFLGVVAGTTAGMALAGCGSSGPSDTGGGGGGGDAVAGAATYWFLTGAPGEQIRQSSVDRFNQANPDAKITATTFQNDAYKTKIKTAIGAGQAPTIIWGWGGGGLRSYVQANQVEDLTSWFAENAAVKDRLFPSSFGAATIDGKIYAMPAETVQPIVLFYNKAVFDKVGAQPPQSWGDIMSLVPKFNDAGVAPISLGGQSRWTNMMWLEFLFDRIGGPEVFQAVFDGEKDAWSNPASIEGLTKAQELIKANGFVKGFSSITADSNADQALLYTGKAAMMLHGTWTYGSMSEEGGDFVSGGNLGWMNFPAVEGGKGDPTNTVGNPGQYLSISSKATDAEKETAKKFFSTAVLSDAEVKEWTDAGAVPIVKGTDSQLGASKDAEFLTFVYETASNAKVFAQSWDQALSPTAAERLLDNIAKLFQLSITPQQFATNMNQVIGQ
- a CDS encoding sugar ABC transporter permease gives rise to the protein MALPALLVFVAFAIVPLLGVLLLSFTSWDGIGVIRPAGFASWRAALADPGLPHALWVTFVVIALSWAVQTPLSILLGVFLAGHQRYRELLAVLFIIPLLLSSAAIAITYKALLDPNFGLGAGLHLPLLTQDWLGDATLAMGVIIFVVSWQYIPFHTLIYQGAVRQIPRSMYEAAQLDGAGRVRMFFRITLPQLKYTIITSSTLMVVGSLVFFDLIFVLTEGGPGDATRVLALDMYKRGFQANLMGPASVIAVILVVLGLALALLLRRIGGGSSGASQLEGV